The Sphingomonas carotinifaciens region TTCTCCCCGGAAATCGAGCAGGAATGGACCTGGTCGGAGCAGTTCGCCGGACAGCCCGAAATCCTGGCCTATGCGAACTATGTCGCCGACCGGCTTCACCTGCGCCCGCATTTCCGCTTCGGCACCCGCGTGACCGCAGCGACATGGGATGACCATCGACGCATCTGGGTGGTGGAAACCGACGCCGGCGATACCTTGGAGGCGCGCTACTGCGTAATGGCGACCGGCCCTTTGTCGATCCCCAAGGACCCGGAGATCACCGGGCTGGACCGGTTCGCAGGCGACCTTTACCGCGCGGCGAAATGGCCGCACCACGAGGTCGACTTCGCGGGCAAGCGGGTCGGCGTGATCGGCACCGGTTCCACCGGCATCCAGATTGTGCAGGAAGTTGCCAAGGAAGCCGGCGAACTCTACGTCTTCCAGCGCACGCCCAGCTTCACCATGCCGATGCGCAACGACCCGCTCGATCCCGAATATGCCGCGGAGATCAAGCGCAACTATCCCGGCCTGCGTGCCGCCGCCTGGGCCAGCAACCTGGGCGGGGTGCGACCGTCGACCACGCGCCCCTTCTTCAGCCTGCCCCGCGCCCAGCGCGAGCAGCTGATGGAGGATGCGTGGAAGATGGGAGGCCATGCCTTTCTCGGCACCTTTTCGGACCTGCTGTTCAATCCCGAGGCGAACGAGCAGGTGGCCGAGTTCGTGCGCGGCAAGATCGGCGAGATCGTCGAGGATCCGGAAACCGCCGAGGCGCTCAAGCCGCGCGGCTACCCGATCTTCGCGCGGCGCCCATGCCTGGACACCAGCTATTACCAGTCGTTCAATCAGCCCAACGTCCATCTCGTCGACTGTCTCAAATACCCGATCCGCCGGATCACCGAAGCGGGGATCGAGACAGAACAGGGGGAGGTGGCGCTCGACGCCCTGATCCTCGCCACCGGCTATGACGGGCTGACCGGCGCGCTCACCGCCTTCCCGGTCAAGGGCCGCCACGGCCGCGAACTGCGCGACAAGTGGAAGGGCGGCGCCCATTCGTGGCTGGGGCTGATGGTGGAGGGGTTCCCGAACCTGTTCATGATCTGCGGCGCGAACGGCCCTGCGGCGCTGGCGAACATCATCTCGATCAACGAGCTGAACGTCGACTGGCTATGCGACCTACTACGCTACATGGAACGCAACGACCTCGCCACGTTCGAGCCGGACCCGGATGCGGAGGAGCGCTGGATGGAGGAAGTGCGCGCGTTGTCCGAACGGACGCTGATGTCGAAGGCGCAGACATGGTATGTCGGCGCCAACGTGGCGGGCAAGGCACAGGGCCTGACGCTGTTCACCGGCGGCTTCGCCAAATATGCCGAGCATTGCCGGGTGGCGGCGCAGAACGGCTATCCCGACCTGATGTTCGAGCGGGAGGACGCCCCCGTTCCGGCGTAAAGCCGGGCGGGGGCGGCGGCGAGCGGCGCGATACCGCCGCTCAGCCGCCACCCTCCCTCGTCAGGACCAGCGCGTCGAGCGGTTGTGCACCCTGCCCTTGCGGCATCACCTTCAGGGGGTTGATATCGACCCCGGCCAGCCGGTCGGCATTGGCGGCGGCGAAGCGCGACAGCGCCGCCAGCGTGTCCGCCAGCGCCGCCACGTCCGCCGGCTCCGCACCGCGCACCCCGCGCAGCAGGGCGGCGGCGTTCGTCTCGGCGATCATGCGATGCGCCTCGCCTACGTCGAAGGGCACCGCGCGGAAGGTGACGTCCTTCAGCACCTCGACGAAGATGCCGCCCAGCCCGAACATTACCACCGGCCCCAGCGTGGCATCGATGTGGATACCCGCGATCGTCTCCACCCCGCCCGCGATCATCGGGGCGACCAGCACGCCCTCGATCCGGGCGCCCGGCGCGGCCATCGCGGCGCGCGCGAGCAGCGTTTCGGTCGCCGCCGTCACCGCCGCCGCATCGGCGACGCCGACCATCACCCCGCCGACCTCGGTCTTGTGGGCGATGTCGGGCGAGCAGATCTTGACCACCACCGGAAAACCGATCGTGCGTGCCGCTGCCGCCGCCTCCTCGGGATTGCGTGCGAGCCGCTCGTTGGGGAAGGCGATGCCCGCCGCGCCGAGCACGGCCTTGGCGCCATGCTCGCTGAGCGGCCCGGTCGCGCGGAACGGCGCCGGCAGCGGCACCGCCGCCATCTTCGGCCGCGCGAAACTCTCGCGGAATCGTACCAGCGCGCCCAGCGCCCCGGTCAGCGCGACGCTGTCGTCGAAGACGAGGAAGCCGCGTTCTTCATAGGCGCGCACCGCCGCCGCGGGTGCGTTCATCGTCACCGCACGCAGCACGCCGCTGTTCGCCGCCGCCGCGTCCAGCGCCTCGGCCAGCCGCTCGGCATAGCTGGGCAGCGCCGGCGCGGTGCCCAGGATCGCGGCGAACATGTCATAGCCGCCGCGCTCGATCATCGTCCCGATATAGCGGCTCATCAATGGCAGATCGGTCATGGCCTGCGCGGTGGCGTCGACCGGATTGACCGGCGAGGCATAGGGGAGCAGCGCCTTCAGTTCCGCCTGCGCCTTATCGGGCATCGGCGCCACGTCCAGTGCGGCGGCATCCGCATCGTCCGCCATCTGGATGCCCAGCCCGCCGGACATGGTGAAGATGCCCAGCGTGTTGCCCGAAGGATAATGGCCCCGCGCGCAGGCATAGGCGACATCGATCTGCTCGGCGGTGCTGCGCGCGCGGTGCACGCCATATTGCCGGCATACCGCGTCGAACACCGCATCCGATCCGGCGAGTGCCGCGGTATGGCTGCCCACCGCGCGCGCGCCCACGTCGGAACGGCCGACCTTCATCATGACGATCGCGACGCCGCGTTCGCGTGCCCGCTCCAGCGCGGCGAAGAAGGTCTCCCGCCGCCGGATGCCCTCGGCATAGGCGATGACCACGCGCACGTCGTCGCGCTCCACCGTCCAGAGCAGCGCCTCCGCCAAATCGACGTCGCCCTCGTTGCCCGTGGTGATCCAGTGCCGGATGCCCAAACCGCGCGTGCGCGCGAGTTGCGCGACATGCGAGCCATAGGCGCCGCTCTGCGAGACGATCGCGACCGGGCCGGGGGTGAGGAACGCCTCGTCCAGCATGATCGAGAAGGTGCCGTAATAACCGGTCGCCGCATCCGCCGCGCCCAGGCAATTGGGGCCGAGCAGCCGCATGCCGCCGGCACGCGCGGCATCGGCGATGCGCCGCTGCTCCGCGACGCCCGCCTCCCCCATCTCCGCAAAGCCCGCCGCAAAGACGATCGCCCCCTTCACTCCCGCGGCCGCACACGCCTCCACCGCCTCCAGCGTCGCCGCCGCAGGTACCGCCAGCAGCGCAAGATCGGGCGCTGCGGGCAGCGCCGCCACCGACGCGAAGGCCGGTACGCCCTGCACCGTCACCCGCTTGGGATTGACCGGATAGATCGCCCCATCGAAGCCGCTGCGCCGCAGATAGGCCAGCGGTCGCCCGCCGATCCGCGCAGGGTCGTCCGAGGCCCCCACCAACGCGATCGAGCGCGGCGAGAAAATCGCGTCCAGGCCGCCATTCGCGCGCCCGCCATTCGCCGGTGCGTCCATCGTCTTCCCCTCCGTCATGTCTCCCGTGACGCTCTCACAGGATGCGCGCCACGGCGCGATCGTGCCGACCCGGCCCGCACCTTTCATATCCGTGATTTGGCATTCGCCACCGTGCGGCGGTATGATGCTGTCATAACAGTGGGAAAGAGGAGCGGGGCGCAGTGCAGCGGCGAGTGGTGAAATCGGCGGCGCGCACGCTGGAGGTGCTGGAACTGTTCGCCGAGCGGCGCGAACCGATGCACCTCAACGAAATCTACATCGCGCTTGGCTACCCGCAGTCCAGCACCACTAACCTGTTGAAAAGCATGGTGATTGGTGGCTATCTCAACTATAATCGCAAAAGCCGCACCTATCTGCCCACCGACAAGGTCAGCCAGCTTGGCAACTGGATCGCGGGCTATGTCCGCTCGCACAACAATTACCGCGACATGCTGCTCGAACTGCAGCGCCGCACCGACGAAACGGTCGGGCTACAGACGCAGAACGATCTCTACATCCAGTATCTCTACCTCCACGAGCCCGACCATGCGCACAAGAACGTGCCGGTGGCGGGCACCATGCGGCTGATGGTGAATTCGGCCGGCGGACGCGCGATGCTCAGCCGGATGCCGGATCGCACGATCGACAAGATCTGCCGGTACACCAACCATTATGAACTGTGCTCGCCGCGGATCAACACCACCGACTTCATGCGCGAGATCGCCTGGATCCGGCAGACCGGCTATGCCTATCTGCCCAACATGCCGACCCCGGACGTCTCGGCCATCTGCTTCCCGTTGACCGAGGATGTCAACGGCACTCCGATGGCGGTCGGGGTCGGCGGGCTGGCGGAGCGTATCTCACGCAACAAGAGCGACATCGTGTCGATCATGCGCGAGGTGATCGCGCGCTACCGCCCCGTGCCCAGCTTCACCTCGACTCCGCCGGACGCGGAGGACGGGGCCGACGACGACAGGTGATCGCGGTAGCGTTCGCGCAAGGCCGCCTTCACCACCTTGCCCGATGCGGTATGCGGCAGGTCGTCCACCACGACGATATCGTCGGGCAACCACCAGCGCGCGACATGTTGCAAGAGGTGCGCGCGCATGTCGCCGGCATCGAATGCGACGTCCGGGTGCAGCCGCACCAGCAGCAACGGACGCTCCTGCCAGCTGGGATGCGCCACGCCGACCACCGCCGCCTCCGCCACCGCCGGGTGGGCGGCCGCGGCATTCTCCAGCTCGATCGACGAGATCCATTCGCCGCCCGACTTGATGACGTCCTTTGATCGGTCGGTGATCTGAAGGAAGCCGCGTGCGTCGATACGCCCGACGTCGCCGGTGTCGAACCAGCCATCCGCGTCCACCGCATCGGCCGCGGCGCCGAAATAGCGGTCGATCACCCAATGGCCGCGCACCTTGAGCGCGCCCGTCGCGGCATCGCCGACCGGCAGGCCGCGCCCGTCCTCGTCCTCGACGCGCAGCTCGACACCAAACACGCCGCGCCCCGCCTTGGCCCGCAGGTCCAGCGCCTCCTCGGGCGGCAGGTCCCGCTGGCATCCGAGCGGACGGCAGACCGCGGCGACCGGGCTGGTCTCGGTCATTCCCCATGCCTGCATCGTCTCCACGCCCAGCAGGTCGCGGAAGCGCTGAACCAGCGCGCGCGGGGTGGAGGCACCCCCGGTGAACACGCGGTCTAGGCGGAGCGCGGCGCGCGCCTCGGGATCGGCGTTCGCTGCGATATGGTCGAGCAGCATGAACCACACCGTCGGCACGCCGAGCGAGAAGGTCACCCGCTCGTCCCTGAGCAGCGCGAGCAGCGACGCACCGTCGAGCTGGTTGCCCGGCAGCACCAGCTTCGCGCCGCACATCGCCGCGCCGAACGGCACGCCCCAGGAATTGACGTGGAACATCGGCGGCAGCAGCAGCACGGTGTCGCAGGCCGACAGCGCCATCGAATCCGCTGCGCAGATGCCGAAGGCGTGGAGCAGGATCGAGCGATGGCTGTACAGGCACCCCTTGGGGTCGCCGGTCGTGCCAGAGGTGTAGCACAGGCTGGCCGCGTCGTTCTCGTCGAGCACCGGCCATTCGGCCAGCGGCGGTGCCAGTCCGAGCAGATCGGCATAGGAGAGATAACGCACACCGCCGGGCTGGTCTGCGGGTATGTCGCCCAGCACCACCACCGTGTGGACCTCCGGCAGCAGCGGAAGGATCGGTGTGACGATCGGCAAGAGGTCCGGATCGACACACAGGATGCGTGCGCCGCCGTGCGCGGTGACGTAGCGGACCTGGTCGGCGTGCAGTCGCGGATTGACGGTGTGCAGCACCATCCCCCCCGCGCTGATCGCATAATAGAGTTCGAGATGTGCCGCCCGGTTCCACGCCAGCGTCGCCACGCGATCCCCGCGCTCCGCCCCCAGCATCGCCAGCCCCGCGGCGGCCGCGCGCGCATTGGCCGCGATGCCCGCCCAGTGGCTGCGGACCACCCCGCCGTCGGCGGCCCGCGACACGACCTCGGTCGCGCCATGCTGGCGCGCGGCGTGGTCGATCAGCGCGCCCGTGGTCAGCGGCCATTGCTGCATCCCGCCCTTCAACATGGCGCATCCGCTCCTTCGTTCGTTTGTTGGCGCGATCGTGCACCCACGCCGCCTGTGGCTGAACCACGGTTGCTGCCATGGGGGCGAGAATCGCTCCTGTGATTTGGCGCGCGACCCGCGCGTGAGGCGCCGTTCCCCGCTCCGTCCGCACCTATCCTCTGCGGACAAGCGGGAGGAACCTGGATGAGCGAGCATATCCGCTTCGTCGGCGAGCAGCGCGCACGGCTCGGTGAAAGCCCGGTATGGGACGGCGCCCACGGTCACCTGTGGTTCGTGGATTCGATCGGCGGGCGCGTCGCGGCGTGCGACGAACGCGGCATGACCCGCGCCGACTGGTCGTTCGAGGGCACGATCGGCAGCATCGGCCTTGCCGGCAACGGGCTGGTCGCCGCGATGGAGGATGGCTTCCACCGCATCGACATGAACGGCCGCGCGCGCCCGCTCGCTTATGTCGGCGGCGGGCCGACCCTGCGCTTCAACGACGGCAAGATGGACCGTGTCGGACGCTTCCTCGCCGGCCAGCTCGAACGCTCCCCCGGCCCCACCCCCACCGCCGCCCTATGGCGCCTCGACGCCAACGGCATCACGCGACTGGAGGGGGGGCTCCGGCTGGTCAATGCGATCTGCTTCTCGCCCGCCGGCGACATGCTGTATTTCGCCGACAGTCTGGAGGGCACGATCCGCATTCACGACTATGGTCTGGATGGCATGCCGGGCGTGCGGCGCGGCACGATCGATTGCCGGCCCTGGGGATCCGGTCCCGATGGCGCGACGGTGGACCGCGACGGCAATATCTGGGTGGCGCTGGTCTTGGCCCAGTGCATCGTCTGCGTCTCGCCCGATGGCCGGCTGCTGCGGCGGGTCGAGCTGCCCATTCCCTACCCCGCCTGCCCGGCGTTCGGAGGCCCGGACCTAGCGACGCTGTTCGTCACCACCATTGCCGATTCCGGCCACCGCCTGCGCAGCGACCATCCCGACGCCGGCCGCCTGATCGCGATCGAGGGGCTGGGCGTGCGAGGCGTGGCGGAGGCGTGTTGGTCATCACATGCGTGAATAGCCCGGCCCCGTCGCGGGCAGCTTTGACGGGCACACCGCGCCGCGGCGATGCGGTCGGTCAGGAGAGTGACATGAACCTCAGCTTCGATGCCGCCGATCTCGCCTTCCGCGACGAGGTCCGCGAGTTTTTCCGTGATGGCATTCCTGAGAACTGGCGGCTGCGCGTGCAGGCCGGACTGCGGCTCGATCCGGCCGAACTGATCGAATATCAACGGCGGCTGCACGCGCGCGGTTGGGCCGCCCCGACATGGCCAAAGGAATATGGCGGCACCGGCTGGACGCCGACGCAGCAATATATCTTCTGGAGCGAGGCGAGCGAGGCCGGGGCACCGCCGCAATTCCACCAGGGGCTGGAATTGATCGGCCCGATCATCTTCACCTACGGCAATGCCGCGCAGAAGGAACGCTACCTGCCCGGCATCCTGACGTGCGACGACTGGTGGTGCCAGGGCTATTCGGAGCCGGGCGCGGGCAGCGACCTGGCCGCGCTGCGCACCCGCGCGGTGCGCGACGGCGACGATTATGTGGTGAACGGCCAGAAGATGTGGACCAGCTACGCGCACGTCGCCAGCCACGTCTTCCTGCTGGCACGTACCTCGCTCGAAGAAAAGCGGCAGCAGGGCATATCGCTGATCCTCGCGCCGATGGATACGCCCGGCTTCCGCGTCGCGAAGATCCCGACGATGGACGAGAAATATCATACCAACGAACTGTTTCTCGATGACGCACGCATCCCAACAGCCAATCTCGTCGGCGAGGAGGGCAAGGGCTGGGGTTACGGCAAGGTGCTGCTCGACCGCGAGCGGATGGTGACCGCGTCCACCGCGATCTTCCTCAAGCAGACCGTGTGGGCGGTGCGCGAGGCGGCGCGGGCGCGGCGCGTCGGCACGCGCGCGCTGATCGACACGCCCGATTTCGCGGCACAGCTGGCGCAGTTCGAAATCGAGGTGATCGCGCTCCAGACGATGGTCCTTCGCCTTATCACCGATGCCGCGGGGGGCGTGGATTCCGGGCCGCGCGGATCGATGGTGAAGCTGCGCTGGTCCAGTCTCTACCAGCGCGGGATGCTGCTGTGGCTGGAGGCGCTGGGACCGGAGATGGCGCATTTCTGCGCGGAGGATGACGCCACCCTGCCGCCCGACATGCCCGCCGTTATGCAGGGGATGCTCTATTCGCGCGTCACCTCGATCTATGGGGGGTCGAGCGAGATCCAGCACAATATCGTTGCGCGCCGCGCGCTTGGGCTTTGAAAGGGTCGCGTCCATGGACTTCACCTATTCCGACGAGCAGCAGATGCTGCGCGACAGCGTCGACCGGTTCGGCGCGGAGCGCTGGAACCCGGCGAAGCGCGTGCGCTTGCTGGAGAGCGGAGACGCCGCGCAGCGCTGGCGCGAGATGGCCGAACTCGGCTGGCTGATGCTGCCGATCGCGGAAGCGGATGGCGGTCTGGGCGGCGGTGCGATCGAGGTGATGGCGGTGGCCGAGGGCTTTGGTCGTCACCTGATCGTCGATCCCTGGGTCACCTCCTGCGTGCTCGTGCCGGCGCTGCTCGCGGGTGGCGGCGACGCCGCAGGCGCGGTGCTGGCGGCGATCGCGGCGGGCGAGGCGAAAGCGGCCGCCGGGCTGATCGAGCCGCATATGGGCTATGACATCGCGGAGGTAGCCTTGCGCGCCGAACAGGGGCCGGACGGGTGGCGGCTCACCGGCGAGAAGCTGCATGTCGAGGATGGTGCGGATGCCGACTGGTTCGTCGTCTCCGCCCGCACCGCGGGCACGCCCGGCGAGCGCGACGGCATCGGCCTGTTCCTGCTGCCGCGCGATGCCGCGGGCCTGACGGTGGAACGGTTCCGCGCGGTGGATCATCACCGCCACGCCCGGCTGCGCCTGGACGGCGTGACCGGCGCGACGGCGGTCGGCCCGGTGGACCACGCACTGCCGGTGATCGAGGCGGCCGTGGACCGCGCCATCGCCGCGCATCTGGCCGAGGCGGTCGGATCGATGGAGGCCGCGACCGCCGCGACGCTCGACCATCTGCGCACCCGGCAACAGTTCGGGGTCGCGATCGGCACTTTCCAGGTGCTTCAGCACCGCATGGTCGACATGACGATCGCGTGCGAGGAAGCGCGGGCGATGGCCGCCTATGCCACGCTCCATCTCGACGCCGCGCCGGCCGAGCGCATCCGCGCGGTCGCTGCCGGCAAGACGCGCGTCGGCGATTGCGGGCTGCATGTCGGGCAGGAGGCGATCCAGCTGCACGGCGGCGTCGGCTTCAGCGACGAACTGATCGTCAGCCACCACTTCAAGCGCCAGTTGATGCTCGATCAGGCGCATGGACCGCGTCATCATCACCGCAACCGCTTCGCGGCCGCTGCCTGAGATGGACCTGACCGAACTCGCCGCGCGGGAGGCGATCCGCG contains the following coding sequences:
- a CDS encoding long-chain-fatty-acid--CoA ligase, which codes for MLKGGMQQWPLTTGALIDHAARQHGATEVVSRAADGGVVRSHWAGIAANARAAAAGLAMLGAERGDRVATLAWNRAAHLELYYAISAGGMVLHTVNPRLHADQVRYVTAHGGARILCVDPDLLPIVTPILPLLPEVHTVVVLGDIPADQPGGVRYLSYADLLGLAPPLAEWPVLDENDAASLCYTSGTTGDPKGCLYSHRSILLHAFGICAADSMALSACDTVLLLPPMFHVNSWGVPFGAAMCGAKLVLPGNQLDGASLLALLRDERVTFSLGVPTVWFMLLDHIAANADPEARAALRLDRVFTGGASTPRALVQRFRDLLGVETMQAWGMTETSPVAAVCRPLGCQRDLPPEEALDLRAKAGRGVFGVELRVEDEDGRGLPVGDAATGALKVRGHWVIDRYFGAAADAVDADGWFDTGDVGRIDARGFLQITDRSKDVIKSGGEWISSIELENAAAAHPAVAEAAVVGVAHPSWQERPLLLVRLHPDVAFDAGDMRAHLLQHVARWWLPDDIVVVDDLPHTASGKVVKAALRERYRDHLSSSAPSSASGGVEVKLGTGR
- a CDS encoding IclR family transcriptional regulator, producing MQRRVVKSAARTLEVLELFAERREPMHLNEIYIALGYPQSSTTNLLKSMVIGGYLNYNRKSRTYLPTDKVSQLGNWIAGYVRSHNNYRDMLLELQRRTDETVGLQTQNDLYIQYLYLHEPDHAHKNVPVAGTMRLMVNSAGGRAMLSRMPDRTIDKICRYTNHYELCSPRINTTDFMREIAWIRQTGYAYLPNMPTPDVSAICFPLTEDVNGTPMAVGVGGLAERISRNKSDIVSIMREVIARYRPVPSFTSTPPDAEDGADDDR
- a CDS encoding SMP-30/gluconolactonase/LRE family protein: MSEHIRFVGEQRARLGESPVWDGAHGHLWFVDSIGGRVAACDERGMTRADWSFEGTIGSIGLAGNGLVAAMEDGFHRIDMNGRARPLAYVGGGPTLRFNDGKMDRVGRFLAGQLERSPGPTPTAALWRLDANGITRLEGGLRLVNAICFSPAGDMLYFADSLEGTIRIHDYGLDGMPGVRRGTIDCRPWGSGPDGATVDRDGNIWVALVLAQCIVCVSPDGRLLRRVELPIPYPACPAFGGPDLATLFVTTIADSGHRLRSDHPDAGRLIAIEGLGVRGVAEACWSSHA
- a CDS encoding flavin-containing monooxygenase translates to MNERDDAGTTHRLDAVVVGAGFGGMYAAYRLREMGLSFVGIEAGGDVGGVWYWNRYPGARCDLMCVDYSYSFSPEIEQEWTWSEQFAGQPEILAYANYVADRLHLRPHFRFGTRVTAATWDDHRRIWVVETDAGDTLEARYCVMATGPLSIPKDPEITGLDRFAGDLYRAAKWPHHEVDFAGKRVGVIGTGSTGIQIVQEVAKEAGELYVFQRTPSFTMPMRNDPLDPEYAAEIKRNYPGLRAAAWASNLGGVRPSTTRPFFSLPRAQREQLMEDAWKMGGHAFLGTFSDLLFNPEANEQVAEFVRGKIGEIVEDPETAEALKPRGYPIFARRPCLDTSYYQSFNQPNVHLVDCLKYPIRRITEAGIETEQGEVALDALILATGYDGLTGALTAFPVKGRHGRELRDKWKGGAHSWLGLMVEGFPNLFMICGANGPAALANIISINELNVDWLCDLLRYMERNDLATFEPDPDAEERWMEEVRALSERTLMSKAQTWYVGANVAGKAQGLTLFTGGFAKYAEHCRVAAQNGYPDLMFEREDAPVPA
- a CDS encoding acyl-CoA dehydrogenase family protein, with product MNLSFDAADLAFRDEVREFFRDGIPENWRLRVQAGLRLDPAELIEYQRRLHARGWAAPTWPKEYGGTGWTPTQQYIFWSEASEAGAPPQFHQGLELIGPIIFTYGNAAQKERYLPGILTCDDWWCQGYSEPGAGSDLAALRTRAVRDGDDYVVNGQKMWTSYAHVASHVFLLARTSLEEKRQQGISLILAPMDTPGFRVAKIPTMDEKYHTNELFLDDARIPTANLVGEEGKGWGYGKVLLDRERMVTASTAIFLKQTVWAVREAARARRVGTRALIDTPDFAAQLAQFEIEVIALQTMVLRLITDAAGGVDSGPRGSMVKLRWSSLYQRGMLLWLEALGPEMAHFCAEDDATLPPDMPAVMQGMLYSRVTSIYGGSSEIQHNIVARRALGL
- a CDS encoding acetate--CoA ligase family protein is translated as MDAPANGGRANGGLDAIFSPRSIALVGASDDPARIGGRPLAYLRRSGFDGAIYPVNPKRVTVQGVPAFASVAALPAAPDLALLAVPAAATLEAVEACAAAGVKGAIVFAAGFAEMGEAGVAEQRRIADAARAGGMRLLGPNCLGAADAATGYYGTFSIMLDEAFLTPGPVAIVSQSGAYGSHVAQLARTRGLGIRHWITTGNEGDVDLAEALLWTVERDDVRVVIAYAEGIRRRETFFAALERARERGVAIVMMKVGRSDVGARAVGSHTAALAGSDAVFDAVCRQYGVHRARSTAEQIDVAYACARGHYPSGNTLGIFTMSGGLGIQMADDADAAALDVAPMPDKAQAELKALLPYASPVNPVDATAQAMTDLPLMSRYIGTMIERGGYDMFAAILGTAPALPSYAERLAEALDAAAANSGVLRAVTMNAPAAAVRAYEERGFLVFDDSVALTGALGALVRFRESFARPKMAAVPLPAPFRATGPLSEHGAKAVLGAAGIAFPNERLARNPEEAAAAARTIGFPVVVKICSPDIAHKTEVGGVMVGVADAAAVTAATETLLARAAMAAPGARIEGVLVAPMIAGGVETIAGIHIDATLGPVVMFGLGGIFVEVLKDVTFRAVPFDVGEAHRMIAETNAAALLRGVRGAEPADVAALADTLAALSRFAAANADRLAGVDINPLKVMPQGQGAQPLDALVLTREGGG
- a CDS encoding acyl-CoA dehydrogenase family protein; amino-acid sequence: MDFTYSDEQQMLRDSVDRFGAERWNPAKRVRLLESGDAAQRWREMAELGWLMLPIAEADGGLGGGAIEVMAVAEGFGRHLIVDPWVTSCVLVPALLAGGGDAAGAVLAAIAAGEAKAAAGLIEPHMGYDIAEVALRAEQGPDGWRLTGEKLHVEDGADADWFVVSARTAGTPGERDGIGLFLLPRDAAGLTVERFRAVDHHRHARLRLDGVTGATAVGPVDHALPVIEAAVDRAIAAHLAEAVGSMEAATAATLDHLRTRQQFGVAIGTFQVLQHRMVDMTIACEEARAMAAYATLHLDAAPAERIRAVAAGKTRVGDCGLHVGQEAIQLHGGVGFSDELIVSHHFKRQLMLDQAHGPRHHHRNRFAAAA